In a single window of the Montipora capricornis isolate CH-2021 chromosome 11, ASM3666992v2, whole genome shotgun sequence genome:
- the LOC138023073 gene encoding protein shisa-5-like, with the protein MANSLIVSAVVVGLFGLTSFACVWDSDCDYGFCCSDGICSSSCTTTCIYDSDCDAGECCNSLNECSTYCSYDALSDAGIAGVVIGSVIFVVIVGSIVSCFFCPCCPYFRRRQGAVIVTGGQPPYQQFVSTTTTTSTAPQPMALPPSGAYGQPPPYYPPPQARPNPPPPQQQGQQVPSSGYQKPFVN; encoded by the coding sequence atggcgAACTCTCTAATTGTTTCGGCAGTAGTTGTGGGTTTATTTGGCTTGACATCATTTGCCTGTGTTTGGGACAGCGATTGTGATTACGGCTTTTGTTGTTCAGATGGTATTTGCAGCAGCAGTTGTACTACTACGTGCATATACGACTCAGACTGTGATGCTGGGGAATGCTGTAATAGCCTTAACGAATGCAGCACTTATTGTTCGTACGATGCTTTGTCTGATGCCGGAATTGCTGGTGTTGTTATTGGCTCTGTGATCTTCGTCGTCATTGTTGGATCTATCGTTTCTTGTTTCTTCTGTCCCTGCTGCCCGTATTTCCGCCGCCGTCAAGGAGCTGTTATAGTCACTGGCGGTCAACCTCCGTACCAGCAGTTTGTCTCGACGACAACCACCACTTCCACAGCCCCACAGCCTATGGCGTTGCCTCCCTCTGGAGCTTATGGGCAGCCTCCTCCTTACTATCCGCCGCCACAAGCAAGGCCAAACCCTCCACCGCCACAACAACAAGGACAGCAAGTACCCTCCTCAGGATATCAGAAACCTTTCGTGAACTAA